The following are encoded together in the Triticum dicoccoides isolate Atlit2015 ecotype Zavitan chromosome 6B, WEW_v2.0, whole genome shotgun sequence genome:
- the LOC119325623 gene encoding putative 12-oxophytodienoate reductase 11 isoform X1 has translation MSKHGGIAASTVPLLTPYKMGAFDLSHRVVLAPLTRTRSYNNVPQPHAILYYQQRTTIGGLLIAEATGVSDTAQGYKDTPGIWTKEQVEAWKPIVDGVHAKGGIFFCQIWHVGRVSNHTYQPNGQAPISSTDKPLKPMVVGNRTVSDFSTPRPLETDEIPMVINDFRVAARNAIEAGFDGVEIHGAHGYLIDQFFKDQVNGRTDKYGGSLENRCRFGLEVVEAVVDEIGAGKVGMRLSPFANYWESSDSNPGALGLYMAHALNKIGILYCHTVEPRMITFVDKVETPNSLRAMRDAFKGTFIVAGGYGREDGNAAVSSGYADLVAYGRLFLSNPDLPRRFEIDAPLNKYNRDTFYISDPVVGYTDYPFLSSVV, from the exons atgagcaagcATGGTGGTATTGCTGCTAGCACGGTCCCTCTCCTCACCCCCTACAAGATGGGCGCGTTCGATCTCTCCCACAG GGTAGTTCTTGCACCGCTTACACGGACACGATCCTACAACAATGTTCCTCAGCCCCATGCCATACTGTATTATCAGCAGAGAACAACCATAGGAGGCCTCTTGATTGCTGAGGCCACTGGAGTCTCAGACACTGCCCAGGG GTACAAAGATACTCCTGGAATTTGGACAAAGGAGCAGGTGGAAGCGTGGAAACCTATCGTAGATGGGGTTCATGCCAAGGGAGGGATATTTTTCTGTCAGATTTGGCATGTCGGAAGAGTCTCTAACCATA CTTATCAGCCTAATGGACAAGCTCCGATATCCAGCACGGATAAGCCATTGAAACCTATGGTGGTAGGCAATCGCACAGTATCTGATTTCTCAACGCCTAGGCCACTGGAGACCGATGAGATCCCTATGGTCATCAATGATTTCAGGGTGGCTGCTAGAAATGCAATTGAAGCTG GATTTGATGGTGTTGAGATCCATGGGGCTCATGGCTATTTGATCGATCAGTTCTTCAAGGACCAAGTCAATGGACGCACTGACAAATACGGCGGGAGCTTAGAGAATCGTTGCCGGTTTGGACTAGAAGTAGTCGAAGCCGTAGTAGATGAAATCGGAGCTGGTAAGGTTGGGATGAGGCTCTCGCCCTTTGCAAACTACTGGGAATCGTCAGACTCCAACCCGGGAGCTCTAGGCCTGTACATGGCACACGCGCTGAACAAAATTGGGATCCTCTACTGTCACACGGTCGAGCCACGGATGATAACGTTTGTTGACAAGGTTGAAACTCCAAATAGCCTTCGCGCCATGCGGGATGCTTTCAAGGGAACGTTTATTGTAGCCGGTGGCTACGGCAGAGAGGATGGAAACGCAGCTGTCTCCAGCGGCTATGCTGATCTGGTTGCATACGGACGCTTGTTCTTGTCTAATCCTGACCTACCTCGGAGGTTTGAGATTGATGCTCCGCTAAACAAGTACAACAGAGATACTTTCTACATCTCCGATCCAGTTGTTGGATACACTGACTACCCATTCCTTTCATCCGTTGTATAA
- the LOC119325623 gene encoding putative 12-oxophytodienoate reductase 11 isoform X2: protein MSKHGGIAASTVPLLTPYKMGAFDLSHRVVLAPLTRTRSYNNVPQPHAILYYQQRTTIGGLLIAEATGVSDTAQGYKDTPGIWTKEQVEAWKPIVDGVHAKGGIFFCQIWHVGRVSNHRFDGVEIHGAHGYLIDQFFKDQVNGRTDKYGGSLENRCRFGLEVVEAVVDEIGAGKVGMRLSPFANYWESSDSNPGALGLYMAHALNKIGILYCHTVEPRMITFVDKVETPNSLRAMRDAFKGTFIVAGGYGREDGNAAVSSGYADLVAYGRLFLSNPDLPRRFEIDAPLNKYNRDTFYISDPVVGYTDYPFLSSVV, encoded by the exons atgagcaagcATGGTGGTATTGCTGCTAGCACGGTCCCTCTCCTCACCCCCTACAAGATGGGCGCGTTCGATCTCTCCCACAG GGTAGTTCTTGCACCGCTTACACGGACACGATCCTACAACAATGTTCCTCAGCCCCATGCCATACTGTATTATCAGCAGAGAACAACCATAGGAGGCCTCTTGATTGCTGAGGCCACTGGAGTCTCAGACACTGCCCAGGG GTACAAAGATACTCCTGGAATTTGGACAAAGGAGCAGGTGGAAGCGTGGAAACCTATCGTAGATGGGGTTCATGCCAAGGGAGGGATATTTTTCTGTCAGATTTGGCATGTCGGAAGAGTCTCTAACCATA GATTTGATGGTGTTGAGATCCATGGGGCTCATGGCTATTTGATCGATCAGTTCTTCAAGGACCAAGTCAATGGACGCACTGACAAATACGGCGGGAGCTTAGAGAATCGTTGCCGGTTTGGACTAGAAGTAGTCGAAGCCGTAGTAGATGAAATCGGAGCTGGTAAGGTTGGGATGAGGCTCTCGCCCTTTGCAAACTACTGGGAATCGTCAGACTCCAACCCGGGAGCTCTAGGCCTGTACATGGCACACGCGCTGAACAAAATTGGGATCCTCTACTGTCACACGGTCGAGCCACGGATGATAACGTTTGTTGACAAGGTTGAAACTCCAAATAGCCTTCGCGCCATGCGGGATGCTTTCAAGGGAACGTTTATTGTAGCCGGTGGCTACGGCAGAGAGGATGGAAACGCAGCTGTCTCCAGCGGCTATGCTGATCTGGTTGCATACGGACGCTTGTTCTTGTCTAATCCTGACCTACCTCGGAGGTTTGAGATTGATGCTCCGCTAAACAAGTACAACAGAGATACTTTCTACATCTCCGATCCAGTTGTTGGATACACTGACTACCCATTCCTTTCATCCGTTGTATAA